In Ovis canadensis isolate MfBH-ARS-UI-01 breed Bighorn chromosome 3, ARS-UI_OviCan_v2, whole genome shotgun sequence, one DNA window encodes the following:
- the LOC138436457 gene encoding ubiquitin carboxyl-terminal hydrolase 17-like protein 6, producing the protein METLVGLVCRDPGAASEHGGGACPAPFNVLAGGQGCRASAAGADALRGPSVPEGPSPAVGRPQRGDLAPGSAGLAPGQKVALSWRGPWGVGAGLQNLGNTCYVNAALQCLSHTPPLASWLVSRQHATLCPAGGSCTLCAMRAHVTRALLHAGEVIRPRKDLLAGFHRHQQEDAHEFLMFTLSGMQQGCLSASQPSGHASEDTGVVRQIFGGTWRSRIQCLHCLGVSDTFDPYLDISLDITAAQSVEQALRELVKPEKLEAENAYDCGVCLRKVPATKTLTLHSTSQVLVLVLKRFTQLSGAKRAQEVRYPQCLDVQPYTSERKAGPLGYVLYAVLVHSGWSCERGHYFCYVRAGNGQWYKMDDAKVTACDETAALSQSAYVLFYAWEGAWEGGAGGGAAAPLGADPTDPGQPAGDASGRAPGSQESPGDTEAEGMSLEQWRRLQEHNRPKPALELRKIQAALPAGAVVIHWSRHGGGRNRLPPAREHHRLDRPSTDTPLPGPADAGHGPCASGRARATKGRNKKPRPSLGLWR; encoded by the coding sequence ATGGAAACCCTCGTGGGCCTTGTTTGCAGAGACCCGGGGGCTGCTTCTGAGCACGGGGGAGGTGCGTGTCCGGCTCCCTTCAACGTCTTAGCCGGAGGGCAAGGTTGTCGGGCCAGCGCCGCTGGTGCGGATGCCCTTCGGGGACCCTCTGTCCCTGAGGGGCCGTCGCCGGCAGTCGGGCGCCCCCAGCGGGGTGACTTGGCTCCCGGGTCAGCGGGGCTGGCGCCTGGCCAGAAAGTCGCCCTGAGTTGGAGGGGGCCGTGGGGGGTGGGCGCTGGGCTTCAGAATCTGGGGAACACCTGCTACGTGAATGCGGCGCTGCAGTGTCTGAGCCACACGCCGCCCCTGGCCAGCTGGCTGGTGTCCCGGCAGCACGCCACCCTCTGTCCGGCCGGCGGCTCCTGCACGCTCTGTGCCATGCGAGCTCACGTGACCCGAGCCCTCCTTCACGCGGGAGAGGTGATCCGGCCCCGCAAGGACCTGCTGGCGGGCTTCCACAGACACCAGCAGGAAGATGCCCACGAGTTTCTGATGTTCACTCTGAGTGGCATGCAGCAAGGGTGCCTGAGTGCATCCCAGCCGTCGGGCCACGCCTCCGAGGACACCGGCGTCGTCCGTCAGATCTTCGGCGGGACGTGGAGGTCTCGGATCCAGTGTCTCCACTGCCTCGGTGTCTCGGACACGTTCGACCCTTACCTGGACATCAGCCTGGATATCACGGCGGCTCAGAGTgtggagcaagctctgagagagctGGTGAAGCCCGAGAAGCTGGAGGCGGAAAATGCCTATGACTGTGGCGTTTGTCTCCGGAAGGTGCCTGCCACCAAGACGTTGACTTTGCACAGCACCTCCCAGGTCCTGGTGCTGGTGCTGAAGCGGTTCACACAGCTGAGCGGGGCCAAAAGGGCTCAGGAGGTGCGCTATCCCCAGTGCCTGGACGTGCAGCCCTACACGTCTGAGCGGAAGGCAGGGCCACTGGGCTACGTGCTCTATGCCGTGCTGGTGCACTCCGGGTGGAGCTGTGAGCGAGGACACTACTTTTGTTACGTCCGAGCGGGCAACGGCCAATGGTATAAGATGGACGACGCCAAGGTGACCGCCTGTGACGAGACTGCTGCCCTGAGCCAGAGCGCCTACGTCCTGTTCTACGCCTGGGAGGGTGCGTGGGAAGGGggcgctgggggaggggcagcggcCCCCCTCGGGGCTGACCCCACAGACCCCGGGCAGCCTGCAGGAGACGCCAGCGGCAGAGCTCCTGGGTCGCAGGAGTCCCCGGGGGACACAGAGGCCGAAGGGATGAGCTTAGAGCAGTGGAGACGCCTGCAAGAACACAACCGACCGAAGCCGGCCTTGGAGCTGCGCAAgatccaggctgccctgcctgccGGCGCAGTCGTGATTCACTGGTCCAGACACGGAGGAGGGAGGAACCGCCTGCCGCCCGCACGGGAGCACCACCGGCTCGACCGGCCCAGCACGGACACCCCGCTCCCGGGGCCGGCGGACGCCGGCCACGGCCCTTGTGCCAGCGGGAGGGCCAGAGCGACCAAGGGGAGGAACAAGAAGCCGCGGCCATCTCTGGGGCTGTGGCGGTAG